A single region of the Pseudomonas granadensis genome encodes:
- a CDS encoding FCD domain-containing protein: MGFDQIRSRRLSDDIVERLEGMILEGTLKSGERLPAERTLAEQFGVSRPSLREAIQKLAAKGLLVSRQGGGNYVVESLGSTFSDPLLQLLESNPEAQRDLLEFRHTLEASCAYYAALRATDVDRERLTAAFEELQDCYSRHEEVSRAEEGAADAKFHLAIAEASHNAVLLHTIRGLFDLLKRNVVTNIGGMYKQRTETRDMLITQHRELYLAIIEGRAEQAREVSSRHILYVQEVLEEVRQEVQRMARAERRKGM, encoded by the coding sequence ATGGGGTTTGATCAGATACGTTCGCGCCGTTTGTCTGACGACATTGTCGAGCGGCTCGAGGGGATGATTCTCGAGGGCACGCTGAAGTCCGGTGAGCGACTGCCGGCGGAGCGCACGCTGGCCGAGCAATTTGGCGTATCACGTCCGTCACTGCGCGAGGCGATCCAGAAACTTGCGGCCAAGGGCTTGCTGGTCAGCCGTCAGGGCGGCGGCAATTATGTGGTCGAAAGCTTGGGGTCGACCTTCAGCGATCCGCTGTTGCAACTGCTCGAAAGCAACCCCGAGGCGCAGCGGGATCTGCTGGAGTTTCGGCACACTCTGGAAGCATCGTGCGCCTATTACGCCGCATTGCGCGCCACCGATGTGGATCGCGAGCGCCTGACCGCCGCGTTCGAAGAACTGCAGGACTGCTATTCGCGCCACGAAGAAGTGAGTCGGGCGGAGGAGGGTGCGGCCGATGCGAAATTCCATCTGGCGATTGCCGAGGCCAGCCATAACGCGGTGTTGCTGCACACCATTCGCGGGCTGTTCGATCTGCTTAAGCGCAACGTCGTGACCAATATCGGAGGCATGTACAAACAACGCACTGAGACCCGCGACATGCTGATCACGCAGCATCGGGAATTGTATCTGGCGATTATCGAAGGCCGTGCGGAGCAGGCGCGGGAAGTGTCCAGTCGCCACATTCTGTACGTGCAGGAAGTGTTGGAAGAGGTCCGGCAGGAGGTTCAGCGGATGGCGCGGGCGGAGCGGCGCAAGGGGATGTGA
- the smpB gene encoding SsrA-binding protein SmpB, whose product MAKQKKHPTGTIAQNKKARHDYFIEHKFEAGLVLAGWEVKSLRASKLQLVDSYVLLKDGEAWLLGSHITPLMTASTHVIADPVRTRKLLLNRRELDKLAAAVQQKGYACVCLSWYWSKHMVKCEIALGKGKKEYDKRDTERERDAGRELQRAVRNKGKED is encoded by the coding sequence ATGGCTAAACAGAAGAAACACCCAACAGGGACCATCGCGCAAAATAAAAAGGCGCGACACGATTACTTCATCGAGCACAAGTTCGAGGCTGGTCTGGTCCTGGCCGGCTGGGAAGTAAAAAGTCTGCGGGCGAGCAAGCTACAGCTGGTCGACAGCTACGTGCTGCTCAAGGATGGCGAAGCGTGGTTGCTCGGCAGCCACATCACGCCGCTGATGACCGCAAGCACCCACGTCATCGCCGACCCGGTGCGCACGCGCAAGCTGCTGCTCAACCGCCGCGAGCTGGACAAGCTCGCCGCCGCCGTGCAGCAAAAGGGTTACGCCTGCGTCTGCCTGTCCTGGTACTGGAGCAAGCACATGGTCAAGTGCGAGATTGCTCTGGGCAAGGGCAAGAAGGAATACGACAAGCGTGACACCGAGCGCGAACGCGATGCCGGTCGCGAATTGCAGCGCGCGGTGCGCAACAAGGGCAAGGAAGACTAA
- a CDS encoding sodium-dependent transporter, with the protein MSTDKVSVHGSWASRWVFILAATGSAVGLGSIWKFPYMVGVYGGGAFVLMFLACIALIGVPVMLAETLIGRRARQSPANALKVLALEAGHSPKWSWGAFAGMITALLILSFYSVVGGWSLDYIVDMGRGDFQGATPDQVGAYFGNVIADPWRLTLWHTIFMLLSAFVIARGVVAGLERSLRIMMPLLFVMILVLLGYSMTTGHFMEGVHFMFDFHPEKVLDGLLPAMGHAFFSLSVGVGSIMIYGAYMPKNTSLSRTVVGVALLDTFVSLVAGLALFPIVFAAGLNPSEGPGLMFVSLPFAFGNVVFGQLMGVVFFVLVAVAAWSSAISLLEPMVAYLVERTKISRAWVTFWLAFTCWFVGLGTVFSFNIWKEAKFFVNEGGVFSLYQWGAKSGLDFFGVIDFFTSRIMLPVGGLCFVLFAGWVMGREAVRDELSIRNPALFALSLFLMRYVAPIGILVVFAAQLWK; encoded by the coding sequence ATGTCGACAGACAAGGTTTCTGTCCACGGCAGTTGGGCTAGCCGCTGGGTATTCATACTCGCCGCGACCGGTTCGGCCGTGGGACTGGGTAGTATCTGGAAGTTCCCCTACATGGTCGGGGTCTACGGCGGCGGCGCCTTTGTGCTGATGTTTCTGGCCTGCATCGCGCTGATCGGCGTTCCGGTGATGCTCGCTGAAACCCTGATCGGCCGGCGCGCCCGGCAAAGTCCGGCGAACGCTTTAAAGGTGCTGGCGCTGGAAGCCGGGCACTCGCCCAAGTGGTCGTGGGGCGCCTTCGCCGGGATGATCACAGCGTTGCTGATTCTGTCTTTCTATAGTGTGGTCGGCGGCTGGTCGCTGGATTACATCGTCGACATGGGCCGCGGCGACTTCCAGGGCGCGACACCCGATCAGGTCGGCGCGTATTTCGGCAATGTCATCGCCGATCCGTGGCGGCTGACACTTTGGCATACGATTTTCATGCTGCTGTCAGCGTTTGTTATTGCCAGAGGCGTGGTTGCCGGCCTGGAGCGCAGCCTGCGCATCATGATGCCGCTGTTGTTCGTGATGATTCTGGTGCTGCTGGGCTACAGCATGACCACCGGGCATTTCATGGAGGGTGTGCATTTTATGTTCGACTTCCATCCGGAGAAGGTCCTTGATGGCTTGCTGCCGGCGATGGGCCACGCGTTCTTCTCGCTGAGCGTCGGTGTCGGCTCGATCATGATCTACGGCGCCTACATGCCGAAGAACACCTCATTGTCGCGTACGGTTGTGGGTGTCGCGTTGCTCGATACGTTTGTGTCGCTGGTCGCCGGTCTGGCGTTGTTTCCGATTGTGTTTGCGGCCGGCCTGAACCCGAGCGAAGGGCCGGGGCTGATGTTTGTCAGCCTGCCGTTTGCCTTTGGTAACGTGGTTTTCGGCCAGTTGATGGGCGTGGTATTTTTCGTGCTGGTCGCGGTGGCGGCGTGGAGTTCGGCGATTTCGCTGCTTGAGCCGATGGTCGCCTACCTGGTCGAGCGCACGAAAATCAGTCGCGCGTGGGTCACGTTCTGGCTGGCCTTTACCTGCTGGTTCGTCGGTCTGGGCACGGTGTTTTCCTTCAATATCTGGAAGGAAGCCAAGTTTTTCGTGAACGAAGGCGGAGTGTTCAGTCTCTACCAATGGGGCGCGAAGAGTGGTCTGGATTTCTTCGGCGTGATCGATTTCTTCACCTCGCGGATCATGTTGCCCGTCGGTGGCTTGTGTTTCGTATTGTTCGCCGGATGGGTGATGGGGCGTGAGGCGGTGCGCGACGAGTTGTCGATCCGCAACCCGGCACTGTTTGCCCTGTCCCTGTTCTTGATGCGCTACGTGGCGCCTATCGGCATTCTTGTAGTATTTGCCGCTCAGCTCTGGAAGTAA